From Dermacentor albipictus isolate Rhodes 1998 colony chromosome 8, USDA_Dalb.pri_finalv2, whole genome shotgun sequence:
ACCTTTCACTGAGTAGAATACAGCTAGGAATGTAACTGGTGTTCTCAACTGATAATTGCTACGATGCCTGTCACtctcaatgttttttttctatcttttctttacTGCAGATATTTGGCGACGGCGGAGAAAGCTCTGAAAGTGAGGAACCCCAGTCCACTTGCACGCTTCTGGAAAGAGGACATTTTCCACGTCGGTATCCTCGACACACCTGCGACGGCTGTTCGAGACCAGATGAAAGCGGCCATCGCCACACTGAAGGTACAGTTTCACCTATCGGACATTTGAAGCGAAATAACACGAAACCTCATGGGAAACATCAATTAACCATAATTGACGAAGCTTTAGATCCATCGCCGTTAACTAGCTGCGGGTCAGTGGAACGGGTGCAGTGACCAATACGGTTCACCGAGAAATATGTCTGCGGTCGTTGTTTTGCGGCATGCCTGCTAAAAGTTGTTGTAAATCGActttaacctttctttttttttcgcgcaggcGATGAATCGGCTGCTTGGCACTCTGAGGGCGCGGGGCAACTTTTCAATCACGGCGCTGGCTATGCCGCAACCGGATTTGTGGTGGAGCTTGATTTTCGCCGCGGATTTCACGTCAGTTTGAAACACGCTTTAGCACAGTCATTGATGTATAACGTGTGCTTGGTAAATGGCCGGGACTAACGCCTCCAGTGTTATGAGTTAAAATCAAATCGTTGATGAAGAAAGATGGTCTAATCTTTGTTGAGTGACTTTTTGTGGCAAGTCAACGCGATTTTTGCTGCAACAGACGGCTCGAAATGAAACTTCCACGAAATAAAACTGTGATAACCATACTTATCAACCTTTCGTGTCAACATTTCGGTTCCCACCATCTGGTCAGAATGAATACAGTTTTCAACTATGAGTTGTCTCATCGTTGGCGTATTTCGTCCTCGCTCTCATCTGCTATACAATCCTTTACGGGTAAGGGTTGTAACAATAGGACAAACCATCACCTTTAACGGTGAGCTAATGTAACATGACACCCGCGTACCCAGCCACTGTAATGCTTTCGAGTGCCATGTAAGCAAACCATGTTGGATGTTGGGGATGTGCGAATATGCGAATTTCCTATACGAATTCGAATTGCCATTCTTATTCGATTCTTATTCGATGCGAGAATTAAATGTTTGAAGTAACACTTGCTGGAGACTTCGGAGAGAAGTACAAATGGCAAATTGTGGCCCTTTATGAGTGATTAAGCTTCAGGGAAGCTGTGAATGCTGCGTAGAAGCATCGTTTGCAGAGCGATTCTGCGCATAGAGCAGTCAACCTCTTGCTCGATATCCTTCAATCAGGATGCCTGATCTTTAGGCGTCTTACCAATAGTTCATTTTCTCAATTAAGGCAAAGCGAGAAACTATGCGCATAATCTCACTACATTTGCATTCCTTTAAAGAGATCTGGGGCGACGTACCAGCGGGATTTGCCATTTTTAACTAGCACACCACTACACGCATCTGGTGCCGTGCTGCTGTTGTGTTCCATTATTTCATCGCGATGGTGCTCCCGGTACGAACATCTGTCAATTGTTTGGCATTTACAAGCTCTTCGATTGATTAGAGTGCCGGTTATAAACGGTAGTACCTGTTTGAAAGCATGCATCTAAACCCTCTATTTctcttttattgcgaaagcaatactgctcgcactttcggcccatcggtggtcgtggcgcctccttacacggCTGGgcgtcacgtgaccatgtgacgtcacgccagaccgagagactgggccccagctcgcggcatcgatggtggaggcgaagccttgcgcgccgctgctgctgcgctaccgagagagggcgctcgctagtgtgacgtcacgctaggaggataaatggggctacagctcggctcctcgcaatggtcggcgcgctgccttgcgctatgtcggatgatgtatagccataagttcaacatagggcaaccatgtccacagcatcagccgaaccaaggcgcagccaagggtattgctttcgcaatcttccccgcttaaccaagctaagccttcagccaatgttttttttttttaccaaaggcGAAGCAAAACCTCTTTAATTTCATATTGCTCGGAAGTCAGAAAATGTTCGGTGTACCATTCTACATTAGGAAGCCGTTATTCTTGAACGTCGGCCTTCTGTGCGACGGGGAAATTTCGCTGTTCAAACAGCTCAAGGGGATAGAAAATAAGGCATTTCGGGTAAGAAATTTCCAAATCGAAAAATACTTCGCGCCAGTCGGGCCCGTCACGCGACTGGCGTACGATGATGCATCTTGGACTAAGTTACCTTCCTTATTGTTTGTTTTCATCCGTTATCGCGAAACAGTGACATCGGTTTCACCCCGTCCCTGATCATCACGTTCGGCCACTACCGGTTCGGCGACAACACGGTCCAGCACTGCGCCGTGATGCCACCAACGCGTCACCCGGACGACACTCCTCCGGATGACATCGCCCGGGACTACAAATTCGACCTGGTTGGCACACGTTTCACTCTACACGCGGTTATGCGCGGAGCCCAACTCTCTCGCAAACAGGGGCGTCAGTTAGCTCTTTCAGCACAACTTTGTACCGTGTGCGAATTTTTTTCCCCATACATAAAAGCGCAGATGGCCGTAAGACACTGCCTGCGTGCAAAATGAGTGACAACGGTTGCGTTTATAACGCGGTATCCTGTTGAAAAAGGACCATTTTGCATATTCCCGTAGTCGTTTGAAGCGAGGAGGACGAAATTCTCCAGCAATCGGGTACTAACCATAATTCGCATTACGGGTGGACCACCGTGCTTGAAGGTGGCGTATCGACACTTATAGCGCCCGAGTTCACTAAAGCAATGTTACAGCGACGTTTTTAATGCGACTAGAAGCACGCAAAAAAACATTGTGCCAGTTTTCGTAGTTTTGTGAAAAACAGATACTCGACAATGAAGTCTATATTTTGGAGAATATGTGGGTAATGTGGGCAATATGCAGCCAAATCTTGAAGTGCGTGCATATATGCAAAGGTTCTGAAGCGTTACGAGTGTGTTGTTCACGATTGGCGCACAGTGTAGAATGCAACTTGACGTAACTACACATGTCACAAGTTCAAACTTTAAAAACTGACCGCTATGCCGAATCTGTGTGCGATGTTCAAGGCGGTACGATCAAACACagcttatgcaaaaaaaaagtgcaatagGCACTTGCAGCTTCGCTTGAACTGTCGCGCTGTTTTAGACCAGAAGGCTTATATCGTACtccaaacctttttttttttttttgagccgcAGAATTCAATTATTCCAACATATGCGTAGAAAGACGTGTACATTACAATCGTAAATTTATAAAAAATATGCGCTCATTATGATTCGTCTACTTTACAGTCGACCGCCGTGTCCAGCATTCGCGCTCTCCTAAAAGCGAGCCCGAACACCACAGGCCTCGTGTCAGTGACCTTGAAGGGACGTTGGACGAAGCCTCGGGTCCCGGATTCAGTCGACTTCTTTACGCGCTGTTCATCTGACCCAAAGATCGAGTCGTTCGGCAGCTACACAGAGGTAAGCGACCGTAACGTATAGGGCCCCAAATGTTTTGTTGGCGTGCTCGAACTTCTATAGGAAGCGCTACGCAGTCCGTTGTTAACGACGTTGTGTTCTGGACACCGGACACCGGACGACGCCGGACATTCAGCAAGAAGGTTCCCGCCTCCTCCTGGACCGTTCAGGTGACGTGGCCTTGGCCTGTGATGGACTGGAGGATTTCGGGGTGTTGGCGGAGTTGTAGATTAGGAAAGCACCAGGAGTGCAGCTTTATAACGAAAGCAAAAGGGACGAAAGGTAGATGAAGATTATTCTCGGGTGCAAGATAAGTCCCAAAGGGCGCGAATTTATTTTGGAGCATGCTTTGCAGGTTCGATGAACTAAGGTTGTGTAATCGTTGCCAGAAGTTAAGTGCCCGTCCCGATGCTTGAAATGGTGGCAGCAAGTCAGCGAGACAGCCTGTCTTCGTATGTCGCCTAAAATGAAACTTTCGGTCGGGGATGACAGAGATTTCCTTCTGCATATGCATGTAAAGCGAATAACTTTTTTGGCCAGACAATCCCTTGACCAATGTGAATGAAACTTGTTGTTTGAAATCGGCACTGTTTCGACTGCAGGAAGTAGAACATTGACTTAGGACTGGAAATGTTTCACGAAAGAAGCCTAAATTGGTTAAGTTCAAAGAAACATTaaccacgaagtttacaaatccataaaTTATCACACAAGGACACATTACAAGGTTCTGTAATAGGTATCTGTTAGAACATCTAAAGCGGGTAAGTTCTGTGTGTAAGTTTAGTTTACGGGAAAGCTGACAATGCTAGGTTTTGCGAAATTCCCGCCCACAGATTAGCAGTTCACTTGTAAGCGGTTCAAAATACATCGCTTTTCTGCCGTTTAGATGTCTAATATAGCTGCAAattgcagaattgtgatatcattgtTTATTACATAGTTACAATATTCAAAACTCGCCAGTTTAGGTTCTCATTTTTAATGTTATAATTTTTAACAGTTTTTTATAAAACTCTTGAGGcctaaaataaaaaagaatctGCGCTGTGCGGGCGGCAaattaaaatattttatttaattgtaACAGACCTCGTCAACTTCGGGCCAGTGGTTGCCCCCCAAAAAATGTGCCTGTGTTGCTTCCTATTTATATAGGACATTCGGAGGTAACGCTTTCTCCTTCAACATGGTTCGTACTTACCATGCCTCAAAGTTGGGACACACCACACCCGAAAGGAGCTGTCACTCTCGCGACTGTCGCCGTCTCCGCGGTGCTTACCCATCACGTGGCGATGCAGCGACCGACCCGGATGCATGTCATCCTAAAGATTTCTTTTCGCACCTTGTTTTCTCAGGTGTGTCCCGGCGGTTCTTCTGGCGCCGGGGCTCGACTAGATTATTCGGAAAAGCACTACGCCGTTATTACCTACATCAAGAGCAAGAATCGCACCTTCGTCTACGACGACGAGAAGGCATTTGCTGCCAAGGTGAACAACGAACTTTTCTTCTCTAGAAACCTCTCACGCGCGTCGCTGCACCGCTTCGCACAGGCAGCAGCCACTATGAGCGCCTGTTGATTATTAGCGACAATTGGCAGTGGGCCTCTCCGAATATCCGTCGCTGGCACTCCCGAACTGCAAGAGGAGGCGCTTTCATCCAATGAGCGTTGCCCATGCAGTGTTACGGGCTGCCCTGGGCTGTCCGGGACGACCAATCGAAGAGACCCAGTGTATAATTGCCCAGTGTCCCCGGCGAACGTTGTCGCATGACTGAAACTGCGAGATTTCGAAACCTGTGCTTTGCAAACTGCACGTGGTGGGAGTGACTGGGAGGCCACAAACCCGTCGTGGACGTTATGTTTTAGGCATCGCCTGTTGGctgaaggagcactgacacataTTTCAAAAGTTGTAGCAACTATACCACACGCGTCTCGAACGCATACGGGCAATGGCTGCAATACGAATTTCACGAAACTACACATACTTAAAGTTGATGATGGAGCAGGTCTTGACGTCGCTGACATGAGCGTGAAATCATGACGCATCACGAAATTCGCTTCGGTTGTGTAGCAATATTTGTCTAGGTATCACTACACCGCTCATCGAAGCAATGAGCATTTTAGCGGGTTCCTCCTGGTCGCAAACAGAAAGAGCCAGTGCATGACGACGCCGTGATGCATCCACCTCCTGGATCACGACCAGCAtgattatcatcagcctattttatgtccacctTAGGACGTAAGCTTTTCCCAGAGGTCTCCCGAATTAACCCTGTCTTGCGCCCACTGACCCCATGTTAGGCCTGCAAGTTTCCTTATTTCATGAAGCCAGCTAATTCCCTGTAGTCCTgaactacgcttcccttcccttggcatccattatGTAAAGTAATGGTCAGCCTATTGCCCGCCCTACGCATGACGCGGCTTGCACAGCTCCGTTTATTCCTTTTAATGTCGACCAGTATTTCGGgtacccccgtttgctctctaagcCCCACCGCTGTCTTCAtgtatcttaacgttatgcctaacatttttcgttccgtcgctcgCTGCGTGCTCCATGCCTTCTTTTTAACCTTTCCagtccctctttcccgtcccccggGGTAGGGCAGCCAAACAGACGCCTTTCTGGTtagcagtgtatatatatatgtatatatatatagagtcatatcataagaagcgaacactgacaccaaggacaacataggggaaattacttgtgcgtaataaatgaaataaagaaacgataaattaatggaaattaaagtggatgaaaaaacaacttgccgcaggtgggaaccgcacccacaaccttcgcaggtccccacctacggcaagttgttcttttttcacccacttcaatttccattaatttatcgtttctttatttgatttattaaacactagtaatttcccctatgttgtccttggtgtcagtgtgtcttggcttcttatgatatgactaataaaaatcgggaccctcggttaacccccctctcttctcgtttatatatatatatatatatatatatatatatatatatatatatatatatatatatatatatatatatatatatatatatatatatatatagtcatatcatatatatatagtcatatcatgagaagccaacaaagactgacaccaagtacaacataggggaaattgcatgtacttaataaatgaaataaagtaatgataaattaatggaaattaaagtggatgaaaaaccctgggagtggctaacactcccagggctctactagtacacataaatacccaagaaagtggatggggaaacgccgccgcggtagctcaattggtagagcatcgcacgcgacatgcgaaggttgtgggttcggttcccacctgcggcaagttgttttttcatccactttaatttccattaatttatcattaccttatttcatttattaagcacatgcaatttcccctatgttgtacttggtgtcagtgtttgttggcttctcattatatgactaataaatatcgggcccctcggtcaaccccctttctcgtttatatatatatatatatatatatatatatatatatatatatatatatatatatttacacccTCTTTACaccctctatatatatatatatatatatcctcgaAATCCACGTGTTCCCAATTATTCCGAAATCCCCCTATAtgcggtgtgcctcgtaatcgggTCGCGGTTTCGGACACGTAAGACCCCGTAATTTAGTTTCGCTTTTAATCAGCAGCTATACGGTGTGCAGTACCCCGTTAGTGAACTGCGTTTCATTCTTccgtcactttctttttttcgtgcgcAGTTGTGCCACGCGAAGAGCATGGCCCCCAACGTGACGTTCGGCATCGCCGTCTACGACATAGACTACGACGACTTCGCTGATACGTGTAGGTCCCTCAACAAATACAACCGCTACAGCCGGTTGAGGGCGGTGAAGAAGGTGGTGGAGTCCTTCCGGAGGCAGAAAGCGGCTTTTAAAAAGGATGACTGCGTGAGATATGCGGCGCCCTAAAAGCGCCGCATGCTGGCCTGGTCCTCGACGCAGGGCCGATTTCTCGTGGAATGCGCTGAAATATAGTACAGTTCTGGTCGCGCGTACTGTATTCTTCGGAGCGGCCGTTGATGAAGCCGCACCGTGCGTAACGCGGTCTGTTAGGCGGACCGCCCTGTTTTTTTCCTGCTGTACCACTGTACGTACGTAGTAACCCCGCTCAATAAACAATCGGTTGTTAGCAGCGCTGATGTCTTCGTTTCCTTCTGTCGTCCTGCGCGTTCTTTTGCGCTTTACTTCAAGTTGTgcgttaccaactagcccgccaggcTGTTCTTTCGTCCACAGACCTATCACACCTTTTCATCCGTCTCACGTTCCCACGTGACACAGGGCCCACATTGTCCCGACTCGTGGACACgtgtttgtgagtgagtgagtgagtgagtgagtgagtgagtgagtgagtgagtgagtgagtgagtgagtgagtgagtgagtgagtgagtgagtgagtgagtgagtgtgagtgagtgtgagtgagtgtgagtgagtgtg
This genomic window contains:
- the LOC139048565 gene encoding uncharacterized protein, with the protein product MALSITMLLLIGISVTVLEFLGIHERAPFQPEEFDFPELGGGSSNSSPPDPVLIITAPMTPAIPSTASKEAPDNNTETFRNRTTETFRNRTTKPPVTTTAPSGTPSIYDEAIDKQPLVCTMGDKIFTGLQFPSDSLCDYIFFDSLYKGGRNLLTDKETYTNSLDTFLFNHRAYQRTSLGVGFAFEYLATAEKALKVRNPSPLARFWKEDIFHVGILDTPATAVRDQMKAAIATLKAMNRLLGTLRARGNFSITALAMPQPDLWWSLIFAADFTDIGFTPSLIITFGHYRFGDNTVQHCAVMPPTRHPDDTPPDDIARDYKFDLSTAVSSIRALLKASPNTTGLVSVTLKGRWTKPRVPDSVDFFTRCSSDPKIESFGSYTEVCPGGSSGAGARLDYSEKHYAVITYIKSKNRTFVYDDEKAFAAKLCHAKSMAPNVTFGIAVYDIDYDDFADTCRSLNKYNRYSRLRAVKKVVESFRRQKAAFKKDDCVRYAAP